Genomic segment of uncultured Tolumonas sp.:
TGATCGTTCTGACCGTGACCCTAACTATGCACGTCAGGCATTTGATGACTTCAAAATTGTGCTGAAAAACTATCCAAATAGTTTGTATGCCAGTGATGCGCGTGCCCGTGCTGTCTATCTGAAAAATCGTTTAGCCAAATTCGATCTGGCCATTGCGGACTTTTATATGCGTCGTGAAGCCTGGTTATCAGCGGCCAACCATGCCAAATTCCTGATCGAAAATTATCCGGATACAGAAATGACCAAGCCGGCACTGGAAATCATGGTGCAAGCGTATGACAAGATGGAGTTGAAAGATCTCGCCCTGCATGCTCGACAAATGCTGGCGGCCAATTATCCTGACAGTGAATATGCACACTGATGAGCGATTAGAAAAACAAAGGCACCTTCAGGTGCCTTCTTTTTATCTGTTGTTTGTCACTGGTTGGGCTATCTACTGACCAGATAAGCCCGCCAACTTCCCAGCTGGGTAATTTCTGTCGCACCATCGAGGCCATAGGGCTCACAGATAAAACCAGACACCCAACTGCCATCATATAATTGTACTTTGCCAATGCCCAACGGGGCCGGAATGCCGGCCACAAACGAACCAAACTGTTCGGATGGTACTGACCAGACTTCAACGGCAATCGCGGCGCCCTGTTTATCATCACGGACCAACCCCGGACGAAATGGCGGCCCGCCTGCCAGTGCATACATGCGATAGGCCTTCGCTGTCGTCGTGGTCTGTTTTAAGCGCGCATTCCGATCGGTGAGTTGCCAGTTCAACGGTAAACCGGATAAATGTGCGCCACACACCAAAACATCGATCGTGCTGACCTCCGGCGACATCACCACCAGCTGTTCCGATGGGAATGGCTGCCCTGTCGCACCGAGCGGTAATGCCAACTGACGTTGCCAACGATCACCAAGCGCTAATAAGGCGGTATCTTGAAACGCTGGCGCAAACAAGGTGATACCGAACGGTAAACCCTGTTTTTCGCCAGTACTACGGAAACCAGACGGTAGTGATATTGCTGCGTAATCCAACAAATTCATAAAGTTGGTGTAATAACCAAGATTACTATTGAGTTGGATGGGATCAGCTTCCACCGCGGCAATGCGATACATGGTGCCCGCAGTTGGCGTGATAATCAGCTCAACCTTGGATAATTCAGCATCAGCAATTCGTTTCAGTCGCTGTAATTCATATAAGGCTTCATAAGCATCAACAGCAGTTCGCTGTTCCGCGCCACCAATAATGGTTTGAATGACGGGTAGACAACGACTCGGATCTGCCCGGTAAAAATCTTTAATCGCCGCCAGACGCTCGGCTACCCAAGGGCCACCATAGAGCAATTTCGCGGCTTGAATGAAGGGTTCCAGATTGATCGAAACCGCCTCACCGCCCAGCGTTTTCAGTGTTTCGACCGATTGCCAGAACAGCACTTC
This window contains:
- the atzF gene encoding allophanate hydrolase; the encoded protein is MTQPITISAIHDAYRNGVLTPHQLLHRCLQHAQADEHHAWISVLSPEQLDDYLQKLAGHSSDDLPLFGIPFAIKDNIDLVDLPTTAACPDYAYQPLESAFVVQQLIAAGAIPLGKTNLDQFATGLVGVRSPYGACQNSFDPDYISGGSSAGSAVSVATGQVCFSLGTDTAGSGRVPASFNNIIGLKGTKGRISCSGVVPACKSLDCVTIFASTVADVAAVWQVAAKFDATDPFARDVVTAKAIPTAFKFGVPDKSQLQFFGDEAAEVLFWQSVETLKTLGGEAVSINLEPFIQAAKLLYGGPWVAERLAAIKDFYRADPSRCLPVIQTIIGGAEQRTAVDAYEALYELQRLKRIADAELSKVELIITPTAGTMYRIAAVEADPIQLNSNLGYYTNFMNLLDYAAISLPSGFRSTGEKQGLPFGITLFAPAFQDTALLALGDRWQRQLALPLGATGQPFPSEQLVVMSPEVSTIDVLVCGAHLSGLPLNWQLTDRNARLKQTTTTAKAYRMYALAGGPPFRPGLVRDDKQGAAIAVEVWSVPSEQFGSFVAGIPAPLGIGKVQLYDGSWVSGFICEPYGLDGATEITQLGSWRAYLVSR